A portion of the Bulleidia sp. zg-1006 genome contains these proteins:
- the agaF gene encoding PTS galactosamine/N-acetylgalactosamine transporter subunit IIA encodes MIGMIVSGHGHFATGVTSSVELIAGYPDFYVSVDFEQNHSTEDLKKNLENALEQLKDCEGVLILTDLLGGSPFKVAVELSMVHSEKEIRVLSGTNLGMIIEGNLVRQFAESVDALANQLVQTGHDQTMKYEFVEREEVEMEDGI; translated from the coding sequence ATGATTGGAATGATTGTTAGTGGACATGGTCATTTTGCGACAGGTGTTACTTCATCGGTTGAATTGATTGCTGGATATCCAGATTTCTATGTATCGGTTGATTTTGAACAAAATCACAGTACAGAGGATTTAAAGAAAAATTTAGAGAATGCTTTGGAACAATTAAAGGATTGTGAAGGAGTTTTAATCTTAACCGACTTACTAGGTGGTTCACCATTTAAAGTAGCGGTTGAATTAAGCATGGTTCATAGTGAAAAAGAAATTCGAGTTCTTTCGGGAACGAACTTAGGTATGATTATTGAAGGTAATCTTGTTCGCCAATTTGCGGAAAGCGTGGATGCTTTAGCGAATCAATTGGTACAAACAGGTCATGATCAAACCATGAAGTATGAATTCGTTGAACGGGAAGAAGTAGAAATGGAAGATGGCATTTAA
- a CDS encoding PTS sugar transporter subunit IIC encodes MEVVLLAIVTFIFAIDQFSLTELLYRPIIACPIIGAILGNLNIGLVVGGTYELMMVGNMPVGGAQPPNAVLGGVVAMIFAVKSNLAVEEALGLAMIFSVFGQYVVTLTFTVMSYFMAAGDKAAEEANPKGITNVTLISMLILGSLFAVLSIVAYYGGSAAGETLAEFKKNFSWVMAGLGAAGGMMRFVGFAVLLKIMLANDMWGIYFAGFAFAAILGNIQATSGATLLLTAFIGIAIALFDYQTNVKIKNSTGSSNGGETDGI; translated from the coding sequence ATGGAAGTTGTATTACTTGCAATTGTTACATTCATCTTTGCGATTGACCAATTCTCGTTAACAGAATTGTTGTATCGTCCTATCATCGCCTGCCCAATTATTGGGGCAATCTTAGGTAACCTTAACATCGGTTTAGTTGTTGGTGGTACTTATGAATTGATGATGGTCGGTAACATGCCTGTTGGCGGAGCTCAGCCGCCAAACGCAGTTTTAGGTGGGGTAGTCGCAATGATTTTCGCTGTTAAGTCAAACTTAGCAGTTGAAGAAGCATTAGGTTTAGCCATGATTTTCTCGGTATTTGGACAATACGTTGTGACCTTAACATTTACGGTTATGTCCTACTTCATGGCTGCCGGTGATAAGGCGGCTGAAGAAGCTAATCCAAAGGGAATCACAAATGTTACTTTAATTTCAATGTTAATCTTGGGTTCCTTATTCGCTGTATTATCCATTGTTGCTTACTATGGTGGTAGTGCGGCCGGAGAAACTTTAGCTGAATTTAAGAAGAACTTTTCTTGGGTAATGGCCGGCTTAGGTGCGGCAGGCGGAATGATGCGTTTCGTTGGTTTCGCTGTTCTATTAAAGATTATGTTAGCAAACGATATGTGGGGTATTTACTTCGCAGGTTTCGCTTTTGCGGCAATTCTCGGAAATATTCAAGCAACATCCGGCGCAACATTACTTTTAACCGCATTTATCGGTATCGCAATTGCATTGTTTGATTACCAAACAAATGTGAAGATTAAGAATAGTACCGGCTCTTCTAATGGAGGTGAAACAGATGGAATCTAA
- a CDS encoding AraC family transcriptional regulator has protein sequence MFNKTTSSHFLKYGFVSREIPRTNLQKQDYTIFNENTTTLISYSKPVYIEPMEGMALLHIAKEEQLNQIETFALHRKICIYPGNAFALVTMSNYIVYNLYMPKESEIKKISLAKTLMYHRIKPSIRIQELLAYYYVVKRPHYQFKGEIHPYYELTFVDQGELETTVEDETFTLKANDCLFYGPGQFHNQKVTSENPCSYLTAIFEADGLCHDKLVRKIYHCNREEIQLIQQFVKYTEFENDYQNDLLVSSLETFIIQLQSHMGHSTQKTSSPANQHYENSLLEEIVQYINLHLYEPLPIDSLCDNFAISRSTLQNLFNNYMKITPKAYINNEKLNLSRLLIRDGKYSITQVANLLGFNSIHYFSRKFTRKFHINPSEYAKKIYDQL, from the coding sequence ATGTTCAATAAAACAACCAGCTCCCATTTTTTAAAATATGGTTTTGTTTCAAGAGAGATTCCACGAACAAACTTGCAAAAGCAAGATTACACCATCTTCAACGAAAATACCACTACGCTCATATCCTATTCCAAGCCCGTTTACATCGAGCCAATGGAAGGAATGGCTTTATTACACATCGCAAAAGAGGAACAACTTAATCAAATTGAAACCTTTGCCTTGCATCGCAAAATTTGCATTTATCCGGGAAATGCGTTCGCATTAGTCACCATGAGCAATTACATTGTTTATAACCTATACATGCCTAAAGAGTCTGAAATTAAAAAGATTAGTCTTGCCAAAACATTGATGTATCATCGCATTAAACCAAGCATTCGTATTCAAGAATTATTGGCTTATTACTATGTTGTTAAACGTCCACATTACCAATTTAAAGGCGAGATTCATCCTTATTATGAACTCACCTTTGTTGACCAAGGGGAACTCGAAACGACCGTTGAAGACGAAACTTTTACTTTAAAAGCCAATGACTGTTTATTCTATGGTCCAGGTCAATTTCATAATCAAAAAGTCACTTCCGAAAATCCTTGTTCCTATCTAACCGCTATCTTTGAAGCCGATGGTTTGTGCCATGATAAACTCGTTCGAAAAATCTATCATTGCAATCGAGAAGAAATTCAGCTTATTCAACAATTCGTTAAGTACACTGAATTTGAAAATGACTACCAAAACGATTTGTTGGTTTCTAGTTTAGAAACCTTTATCATTCAGCTACAGAGTCATATGGGTCATTCTACCCAAAAGACCAGCTCACCAGCCAACCAGCATTATGAAAATAGCCTACTAGAAGAAATTGTGCAATACATCAATTTGCATCTATATGAACCACTACCAATTGATTCGCTTTGTGATAACTTTGCGATTTCAAGAAGTACTTTGCAAAATCTATTTAATAATTATATGAAGATTACACCGAAAGCTTATATCAATAATGAGAAACTGAATCTAAGTCGTTTATTGATTCGTGATGGTAAATATTCTATTACTCAAGTAGCTAATTTATTAGGCTTTAATTCCATTCATTATTTTTCCCGAAAATTCACTCGAAAATTCCACATCAATCCAAGTGAATACGCAAAGAAAATCTATGACCAACTCTAA
- the rpsJ gene encoding 30S ribosomal protein S10 — protein sequence MAKNSVRIRLKAYENRSLDAAGEKIVKTVASHGAKKIVGPVPLPTEREIITVLRAVHKYKDAREQFEIRTHKRLIEIIGPSAETIDALSRLDLPSGVDIEIKL from the coding sequence ATGGCAAAGAACTCAGTAAGAATTCGTTTGAAGGCTTACGAGAACAGAAGTCTTGACGCAGCCGGCGAAAAGATTGTGAAGACGGTTGCTAGCCACGGTGCTAAGAAGATTGTCGGACCTGTTCCGTTACCTACCGAACGAGAAATCATCACTGTTCTAAGAGCTGTCCACAAATATAAGGATGCTCGTGAACAATTCGAAATTCGTACGCACAAGAGATTGATTGAAATCATTGGTCCAAGTGCTGAAACAATCGATGCTTTAAGTCGTTTGGATTTACCATCCGGTGTTGACATCGAAATCAAGTTATAG
- the agaV gene encoding PTS N-acetylgalactosamine transporter subunit IIB encodes MPDIVLTRIDNRLIHGQVATQWSSSIGANLLLVANDEVAGNSFRQGLMDMAAPSYAQTRYWTLEKTISTIHKASPSQHIFLVCETPQDVLKLVEGGVPIKKVNIGNMHMSEGKRQVVGSVAVDDADVAAFKRLQELGVELEIRRVPQEGAEDLSKLFK; translated from the coding sequence ATGCCGGATATAGTTTTAACTAGAATTGACAACCGACTGATTCATGGCCAAGTAGCAACGCAATGGTCTAGTTCGATTGGGGCTAATTTGTTGTTAGTAGCCAATGATGAGGTGGCAGGCAACAGTTTCCGTCAAGGTTTGATGGATATGGCCGCTCCTTCTTATGCTCAGACAAGATATTGGACCTTGGAGAAGACGATTTCAACGATTCATAAAGCTTCTCCATCGCAACATATTTTTTTGGTCTGTGAAACACCTCAAGATGTCTTGAAGTTAGTAGAAGGTGGAGTACCAATCAAAAAAGTAAACATCGGTAATATGCACATGTCGGAAGGAAAACGACAAGTGGTAGGTAGTGTTGCTGTAGATGATGCAGATGTAGCTGCTTTTAAACGCCTACAAGAATTAGGCGTTGAATTAGAGATTCGTCGTGTGCCTCAAGAAGGGGCTGAAGATTTAAGCAAGCTTTTTAAATAA
- the rplD gene encoding 50S ribosomal protein L4, whose product MAKMEVFNQEAKSVKTVEVSDAVFSIEPNQQVMFDAVLAYQAGLRQGTHSTLTRAFVSGTGKKPFRQKGTGRARQGSTRATQWRHGGVAFGPQPRKYGVKTNRKVRRLALRSALSEKVLESNFVLIENLNFDEIKTKKAVALLNAFGFDRKTLFVADSSEEFDNAYISMRNLPNALVTTVSSLNVYDIVNANKVVFTEKAVEKAGEVFA is encoded by the coding sequence ATGGCTAAAATGGAGGTATTCAATCAGGAAGCTAAGTCTGTTAAGACAGTAGAAGTTTCTGATGCTGTGTTCAGTATTGAACCAAACCAACAAGTTATGTTTGACGCTGTTCTTGCTTACCAAGCCGGATTAAGACAAGGAACGCATTCGACTTTGACAAGAGCCTTTGTTTCGGGAACAGGTAAGAAGCCTTTCCGCCAAAAAGGAACAGGTCGTGCTCGTCAAGGTTCGACAAGGGCAACTCAATGGAGACATGGCGGAGTTGCTTTTGGACCACAACCTCGTAAGTATGGTGTGAAGACAAATCGCAAAGTTCGTCGTTTAGCTTTGCGTTCCGCTTTATCGGAAAAGGTTCTGGAATCCAATTTCGTTTTAATTGAAAACTTGAACTTTGATGAAATTAAGACAAAGAAAGCAGTTGCTTTATTAAATGCTTTTGGTTTCGATCGTAAGACATTATTCGTGGCGGATTCTTCGGAAGAATTTGATAACGCCTATATTTCAATGAGAAACTTACCAAACGCATTGGTGACAACTGTTTCTAGCCTAAATGTTTATGACATTGTGAATGCAAATAAGGTTGTTTTCACAGAAAAGGCTGTTGAAAAAGCCGGGGAGGTATTTGCGTAA
- a CDS encoding ribonuclease domain-containing protein encodes MRKKSKVALFTVLFVFAGFIFLRLLPMHDNRGRIPERSVDDSKEAVAMYVYRHKKLPSFYMTKAEARKKGWSSGSLDTMVPDRAIGGDRYGNFEGKLPYKNEKYFEADIDTIGRKKRGDKRIIFTKKGDVWYTADHYGHFKQLYKGE; translated from the coding sequence GTGAGAAAGAAGTCTAAAGTAGCGTTGTTTACTGTATTGTTTGTTTTTGCCGGTTTTATTTTTCTTAGATTATTACCAATGCATGATAATCGAGGAAGAATTCCGGAAAGGTCAGTCGATGATTCGAAAGAAGCGGTGGCTATGTATGTTTATCGGCATAAAAAATTACCTTCCTTTTATATGACAAAAGCAGAAGCACGTAAGAAGGGTTGGTCAAGTGGCAGTTTGGATACGATGGTACCCGATAGAGCGATAGGTGGTGACCGTTATGGAAATTTTGAAGGAAAACTACCCTATAAAAATGAAAAGTATTTTGAAGCAGACATTGATACAATTGGCAGAAAGAAACGTGGAGATAAGCGAATTATCTTCACGAAAAAGGGAGATGTTTGGTATACTGCTGACCATTATGGTCATTTTAAACAACTATATAAAGGGGAATAG
- a CDS encoding barstar family protein, producing the protein MEIKIRYSDVQDRKSFMIWVKKGFGWDVNNLDALADCLSEGEMEYYFYLEQADLAKMSIGSFSYCFLKMLVFLVSEEQRFHLELI; encoded by the coding sequence ATGGAAATAAAAATTCGATATAGCGATGTTCAAGACCGAAAGTCTTTTATGATATGGGTAAAAAAGGGATTTGGATGGGATGTGAATAACCTAGATGCTTTAGCGGATTGTCTTTCAGAAGGAGAAATGGAGTATTATTTTTATCTCGAACAAGCAGATTTAGCTAAGATGAGCATCGGTTCTTTTTCGTATTGCTTTTTAAAAATGTTAGTATTTTTGGTCTCGGAGGAGCAACGTTTCCATTTGGAATTGATTTAG
- the rplW gene encoding 50S ribosomal protein L23, with product MTARDIIVRPVVTEKTMRLSSEENKVTFIVHKNANKISVAQAIQEIYGIKAEKVNIVNVHSKTRRVGRYEGKTSALKKAIVQLPEGSSIELFGSAE from the coding sequence ATGACTGCACGTGATATCATCGTAAGACCTGTTGTTACAGAGAAGACAATGCGTTTATCGAGCGAAGAAAACAAAGTAACATTCATCGTTCACAAGAACGCAAACAAGATTTCGGTTGCACAAGCCATTCAAGAAATCTATGGCATCAAAGCCGAAAAAGTTAATATCGTTAATGTTCATTCCAAGACAAGAAGAGTTGGACGTTACGAAGGAAAGACTTCCGCTTTAAAGAAGGCGATTGTTCAATTGCCTGAAGGAAGTTCAATTGAATTATTTGGTTCAGCTGAATAA
- a CDS encoding PTS system mannose/fructose/sorbose family transporter subunit IID — protein MESNKYLTYVDKTPAKPLDKSTLNKMVWRSLNLQAAFNYERMQAAGWLWSILPGLEKIHTNKEDLSTSMTHNMEFFNTHPFLVTFVMGIVLSLEQQKADVNLIRGVRTAAMGPLGGIGDALFWFTLVPITAGITANMAIGGSIAGPILYFLITFGVEMALRYWLMYWSYDLGTRAIEVLTKNAREFTHAASLLGVFIVGALTCNYGSTALGILIPNGTKIDPATKKTVENFIDIQALLNGILPALIPLGLTLMCYTLIKKKNWSPTKCILLLLVIGIVGCAFGIWSSGEYTPLVPVPWRVK, from the coding sequence ATGGAATCTAATAAATACTTAACTTATGTGGATAAAACACCTGCTAAGCCATTAGACAAGTCCACTCTTAATAAGATGGTTTGGCGTTCTCTTAACCTACAAGCAGCCTTCAACTACGAAAGAATGCAGGCGGCCGGTTGGTTATGGAGTATCTTACCGGGTCTGGAAAAAATTCACACAAATAAAGAAGACTTAAGTACGTCTATGACGCACAACATGGAATTCTTTAACACCCACCCATTCTTAGTAACATTCGTTATGGGTATTGTGTTATCCCTTGAACAACAAAAAGCTGATGTCAACTTAATTCGTGGTGTCCGTACAGCCGCTATGGGTCCTTTAGGCGGTATTGGTGACGCATTATTCTGGTTCACATTAGTTCCTATCACAGCCGGTATTACGGCTAATATGGCCATCGGTGGCAGTATTGCCGGTCCTATCCTTTATTTCCTCATCACGTTCGGCGTTGAAATGGCTTTACGTTACTGGTTAATGTACTGGTCTTATGATTTAGGAACACGTGCGATTGAAGTCTTAACTAAGAATGCTCGTGAATTTACCCACGCCGCCTCTTTATTAGGTGTCTTCATCGTTGGTGCTTTGACATGTAACTATGGTTCAACAGCTTTAGGTATCTTAATTCCTAATGGCACAAAGATTGATCCGGCAACGAAGAAAACAGTTGAAAACTTCATTGATATTCAAGCATTATTGAATGGTATCTTACCGGCATTGATCCCATTAGGATTAACTTTAATGTGCTATACATTAATTAAGAAGAAGAATTGGTCGCCAACAAAGTGCATCCTCTTACTTCTTGTTATTGGTATTGTTGGTTGTGCTTTCGGTATTTGGTCATCCGGTGAATATACACCATTGGTACCAGTACCTTGGAGGGTTAAGTAA
- a CDS encoding SIS domain-containing protein — protein sequence MEIFNLSETVLENSKATFTAKEIVQQPITWRKTLKQVNQIRHELTQFIEKTTKQNDFDIILTGAGTSEFVGNSVYSYLNRLYDYKVKSYATTDLTASPENFISAMKPTLLVSYGRSGDSPESIGAIQSVEAVNPEVHHLFITCNQDGALSLRASKEGERCFAINLSPETLDQSFAMTSSYSNMYLATLLAFAKEEYETLVKSVESLATNVEKWLLEDFYLAKEVVEQYPFERIVYLGTNTQKGVAQESALKMLELTAGKVVTMFDTPLGFRHGPKSIIDDTTLTVLYLSDYAYQRQYELDLLKEMAVQRKGNKILVVANIECSEAKELADWYYCFNGEERDNVVNGLAYITVAQLVALFKSLSLSITPDNPCPTGEVNRVVKGVILYPYSK from the coding sequence ATGGAAATATTTAACTTAAGTGAAACAGTGTTAGAGAACAGTAAAGCAACATTTACCGCAAAAGAAATTGTGCAACAACCTATCACATGGCGTAAGACTTTGAAACAAGTGAATCAAATTCGTCATGAACTAACTCAATTCATTGAAAAAACAACCAAACAAAATGATTTTGATATTATATTAACCGGTGCCGGTACAAGTGAGTTCGTTGGAAATAGTGTGTATTCTTACCTAAACCGTCTTTATGACTACAAAGTAAAAAGCTATGCGACAACAGATTTAACCGCTAGTCCAGAGAACTTTATTTCAGCTATGAAACCAACTTTATTGGTTAGCTATGGACGCTCGGGAGATTCACCCGAAAGTATTGGTGCTATTCAATCGGTTGAAGCTGTTAATCCGGAAGTTCATCATCTTTTTATCACTTGTAATCAAGATGGAGCTTTGAGCTTAAGAGCATCAAAAGAAGGAGAACGTTGTTTTGCGATTAACCTAAGCCCGGAAACGTTGGATCAAAGTTTTGCGATGACTTCTAGCTATTCCAATATGTATCTAGCCACTTTGTTGGCTTTTGCGAAGGAAGAATACGAAACTTTAGTTAAGTCAGTTGAAAGCCTAGCAACCAATGTGGAAAAATGGCTATTGGAAGACTTCTATTTAGCAAAAGAAGTAGTGGAACAATATCCTTTTGAAAGAATTGTTTACTTAGGAACCAATACCCAAAAAGGAGTTGCCCAAGAATCGGCCTTAAAGATGTTAGAATTAACAGCGGGTAAGGTTGTGACAATGTTTGATACACCATTAGGATTCCGCCATGGACCAAAGAGTATTATTGATGATACAACGTTGACAGTGCTTTATTTATCCGACTATGCTTATCAACGCCAATATGAATTGGATCTATTAAAAGAAATGGCAGTTCAGCGTAAAGGCAATAAGATTTTAGTGGTAGCGAACATAGAATGTTCTGAAGCGAAAGAATTAGCGGATTGGTATTATTGTTTTAATGGTGAAGAAAGGGATAATGTTGTGAATGGATTAGCGTATATTACCGTTGCTCAATTGGTGGCATTGTTTAAATCGCTTTCGTTATCCATCACACCGGATAACCCATGTCCAACAGGTGAAGTAAACCGTGTGGTCAAGGGTGTTATTTTATACCCATATAGTAAATAG
- a CDS encoding HAD family hydrolase, with product MIKGILFDFDGTVSYRYKAAFEMYHWFLEQIDPSLKEDVLRKEEILQRCLLWDQYGTINKCFALEQLKARYYPDLEIEKMYRLWYQHFHKHQYLMPNAKETIVRLKKKYQIGMITNGPTESQLMKVEALGMRDDFHPLLVSEAFGCAKPNPKIYLAAVKEMDLKPKEVVFVGDTFSTDIVGAIRAGLIPIWFCYERKGITNLDIAQVSSYQELEECLERMNCEKEV from the coding sequence ATGATTAAAGGAATTCTATTTGATTTTGATGGAACGGTTAGTTATCGATACAAAGCCGCTTTTGAAATGTACCATTGGTTTTTAGAGCAGATTGATCCAAGCTTAAAAGAAGATGTATTGCGTAAAGAAGAGATTTTACAAAGATGTTTATTGTGGGATCAATACGGAACCATCAACAAATGCTTTGCTTTGGAACAATTAAAAGCAAGGTATTATCCTGACTTGGAGATAGAAAAGATGTATCGGCTTTGGTATCAACATTTTCATAAACACCAATATCTAATGCCAAATGCGAAAGAAACGATAGTGAGATTAAAGAAAAAATACCAAATCGGCATGATTACCAATGGTCCTACAGAAAGCCAATTGATGAAAGTGGAGGCTTTAGGAATGAGGGATGATTTCCATCCTTTATTAGTATCGGAAGCCTTTGGTTGTGCAAAGCCAAATCCCAAGATTTATTTAGCGGCGGTAAAGGAAATGGATTTAAAACCGAAGGAAGTTGTTTTTGTGGGTGATACTTTTTCAACTGATATTGTTGGAGCAATAAGAGCCGGTTTAATACCAATTTGGTTTTGTTATGAAAGAAAAGGAATAACGAATTTGGATATTGCCCAAGTTTCCAGTTATCAAGAATTAGAAGAATGCTTGGAAAGGATGAATTGTGAGAAAGAAGTCTAA
- a CDS encoding class II D-tagatose-bisphosphate aldolase, non-catalytic subunit: MIKHPLMHLIDLQKAGQAVGIYSACTANPLVIRACLQKAKETHSILLVEATANQVDQYGGYTGMKPADFIEFVQTLAKEENFDSERILFGGDHLGPLTFAHHEEEKALQEAEELIRQYVLAGFTKIHIDTSMKVAGDPVDVRLSDEIIATRGARLAKIAEAAYQERIKKFPNSIHPVYVVGSEVPIPGGSQEAVDTGIQVTKVADFKNTVATFEKAFPKESWPYVIAVVVQPGVEEKDAGCTDYDRLKAVDLMASIKDYANLVFEGHSTDYQTQYHLREMVEDGVGILKVGPGLTYAAREALFALAYAEKEVYKAQTSKQSHFMEVLEEEMLKNPKYFVKHYHGTEDEISYKRKFSFSDRSRYYLPQEPVQKAIAVLLENFKDGVPYGVLSQFLPREYTAVRAGQLKNEPMELIKAHVGYTIDEYLYASHQEQLG, from the coding sequence ATGATAAAACACCCTTTAATGCACTTGATTGATTTACAAAAAGCAGGGCAAGCCGTTGGTATTTATTCTGCTTGTACCGCCAATCCATTGGTTATTCGTGCTTGCTTACAAAAAGCAAAAGAAACTCATTCTATTTTGTTGGTTGAAGCAACCGCAAACCAAGTGGATCAATATGGTGGTTATACCGGAATGAAGCCGGCTGACTTTATTGAATTTGTTCAAACATTAGCGAAAGAAGAAAACTTTGACAGTGAACGCATCCTCTTTGGCGGCGATCATTTAGGACCTTTAACCTTTGCTCATCACGAGGAAGAAAAAGCCTTACAAGAAGCGGAAGAATTAATTCGCCAATATGTTTTAGCCGGTTTCACTAAAATTCATATTGATACCAGTATGAAAGTAGCCGGTGATCCTGTAGATGTTCGTTTAAGTGATGAAATCATCGCTACCCGTGGTGCTCGTTTGGCTAAGATTGCTGAAGCGGCTTATCAAGAAAGAATCAAAAAATTTCCTAATTCCATTCATCCTGTTTATGTGGTTGGTTCAGAAGTGCCAATCCCCGGTGGTTCACAAGAAGCCGTGGATACCGGCATCCAAGTGACGAAAGTTGCAGACTTCAAGAATACCGTCGCCACTTTTGAAAAAGCCTTTCCAAAGGAAAGCTGGCCTTATGTAATAGCGGTTGTAGTTCAACCCGGTGTAGAAGAAAAGGATGCTGGCTGTACGGATTATGACCGTTTGAAAGCGGTGGATTTAATGGCTAGTATCAAAGATTATGCCAATCTTGTCTTTGAAGGTCATAGTACCGATTACCAAACCCAATACCATTTAAGAGAAATGGTGGAAGATGGAGTGGGAATATTAAAAGTAGGTCCCGGATTAACCTACGCCGCTAGAGAAGCTTTATTTGCTTTAGCGTATGCCGAAAAGGAAGTGTACAAAGCCCAAACTTCCAAACAAAGCCATTTTATGGAAGTCTTGGAAGAAGAAATGTTAAAAAATCCAAAATACTTTGTGAAACATTACCATGGAACCGAAGATGAGATTTCTTATAAACGTAAGTTCAGCTTCTCCGATCGTTCTCGTTATTACTTACCCCAAGAACCGGTTCAAAAAGCCATTGCGGTCTTATTGGAAAACTTTAAAGACGGTGTTCCTTATGGTGTACTAAGTCAATTCTTACCAAGAGAATACACTGCTGTTCGTGCCGGTCAATTAAAGAATGAGCCAATGGAGTTAATCAAAGCCCATGTTGGTTATACCATTGATGAGTATTTATATGCTTCTCATCAAGAACAATTAGGTTAA
- the rplC gene encoding 50S ribosomal protein L3, translating into MKGILGRKLGMTQVFAIDGTLIPVTVIDVKPNVVLQKKTKEVDGYEAVQLGYEDVKEHRSNKPAMGHAKKANTAPKKYIKEIRADEMMNLEVGTEVKADLFKAGDIVDVQGTSKGKGYSGTIVRNNAARGPMGHGSGHHRHIGSLATNGRNNGVVNKGTAMPGQEGGYTTTNQNLQVIKVDAEEGYMLVKGNIPGPKKGLVVVKTTVKPVKEVAPIEIISYAGTSVEEELEKVAETIDEEIASEAVATEAGK; encoded by the coding sequence ATGAAAGGTATTCTAGGACGTAAACTTGGTATGACTCAAGTATTCGCAATTGATGGAACTTTAATTCCTGTCACTGTGATTGATGTTAAGCCAAATGTCGTACTACAAAAGAAAACAAAGGAAGTAGATGGCTACGAAGCGGTTCAACTAGGCTATGAAGATGTTAAAGAACATCGTTCAAACAAACCGGCAATGGGACATGCTAAGAAAGCAAACACTGCTCCTAAGAAGTACATTAAGGAAATCAGAGCGGATGAGATGATGAATCTTGAAGTTGGTACTGAAGTTAAGGCTGACTTATTCAAAGCCGGTGACATTGTTGATGTACAAGGTACAAGTAAAGGTAAAGGCTATAGCGGTACAATCGTTCGTAACAATGCGGCTCGTGGACCTATGGGTCATGGCTCCGGTCATCACCGTCATATTGGTTCTTTAGCAACGAATGGTCGTAATAATGGCGTTGTTAATAAAGGAACAGCTATGCCCGGTCAAGAAGGCGGCTACACCACAACCAATCAAAATCTTCAAGTTATCAAAGTGGATGCTGAAGAAGGTTATATGTTAGTGAAGGGAAATATTCCCGGACCTAAAAAAGGACTTGTTGTTGTTAAGACAACAGTGAAGCCAGTTAAGGAGGTTGCTCCAATTGAAATCATTTCTTATGCTGGCACATCGGTTGAAGAAGAGCTTGAAAAAGTTGCTGAAACAATTGATGAGGAAATTGCTTCAGAAGCAGTTGCGACTGAAGCGGGAAAGTAG